Proteins encoded by one window of Hippoglossus hippoglossus isolate fHipHip1 chromosome 15, fHipHip1.pri, whole genome shotgun sequence:
- the LOC117775246 gene encoding cytochrome P450 1B1, with protein MDVTLAGIDPATLRALLLSCVTLLFSLHLWRWLGERSVPGPPGPLAWPLIGNAAQLGNLPHLYLTRMAQKYGNVFQIRLGSRTVVVLNGDSIKQALVKQGTEFAGRPDFASFKYVFNGDSLAFGPFTDWWKVHRRVAQSTVRMFSTGNTNTKQTFEHHVLCEFRELLQLFVVKTKQHRFFQPMTYLVVSTANIMSAVCFGKRYSYEDEEFRQVVGRNDQFTRTVGAGSIVDVMPWLQYFPNPIKTMFDNFKKLNLEFGVFIRDKVSEHRKTIQSSIIRDMTDAFIVALDKLGDKTELTGGKDYVSPTVGDIFGASQDTLSTALQWIVLILIKYPEMQLRIQQEVDKVVDRTRLPSIEDQLQLPYIMAFVYEVMRFTSFVPLTIPHSTITDTSIMGYNIPKNTVIFINQWSINHDPALWSHPETFNPQRFLDQNGALNKDLTSSVLIFSLGKRRCIGEELSKLQLFLFTALIAHQCHITADPARPLKLDYNYGLTLKPHAFSIAVSLRGDMSLLDEATGNVSAEEVKGEPSSDSQNKN; from the exons ATGGATGTGACACTGGCGGGGATCGACCCTGCGACTCTCAGAGCTTTGTTACTGTCCTGCGTGACTCTGCTCTTCTCCCTCCACCTGTGGCGGTGGCTCGGGGAGCGCTCGGTCCCGGGACCGCCCGGTCCTCTCGCCTGGCCGCTCATCGGCAACGCGGCGCAACTCGGCAACCTACCGCACCTGTACCTTACGCGCATGGCACAGAAGTACGGCAACGTGTTCCAGATCAGACTGGGCAGCCGCACCGTGGTGGTGCTGAACGGGGACTCCATCAAGCAGGCGCTCGTCAAGCAGGGAACCGAATTCGCAGGGAGACCGGACTTCGCCTCCTTCAAGTACGTCTTCAACGGGGACAGCCTCGCCTTTGGCCCCTTCACGGACTGGTGGAAGGTGCACCGCAGAGTGGCGCAGTCCACCGTGCGCATGTTTTCCACCGGGAACACGAACACTAAACAGACTTTCGAGCATCACGTCCTGTGCGAGTTCAGGGAGCTGCTGCAACTGTTCGTGGTCAAGACCAAGCAGCACCGCTTCTTCCAGCCCATGACCTATCTGGTGGTGTCCACGGCGAACATCATGAGCGCGGTGTGCTTCGGGAAGAGGTACTCGTACGAGGACGAGGAGTTTCGGCAGGTGGTGGGCAGGAACGACCAGTTCACCCGGACTGTGGGCGCAGGGAGCATCGTGGACGTGATGCCCTGGCTCCAGTACTTCCCCAACCCCATCAAAACCATGTTTGACAACTTCAAGAAGCTGAATCTGGAGTTTGGCGTGTTTATCCGTGATAAAGTCAGTGAGCACAGGAAAACAATCCAGTCGAGCATCATCAGGGACATGACGGATGCTTTTATTGTGGCGCTGGACAAACTGGGAGATAAGACTGAACTCACAGGAGGGAAGGACTACGTGAGTCCCACTGTGGGAGATATATTTGGAGCAAGTCAAGACACTCTGTCCACAGCTCTGCAGTGGATCGTCCTCATACTCATCAA GTATCCTGAGATGCAGCTACGTATCCAGCAGGAGGTGGATAAGGTGGTGGACCGCACCCGACTCCCCTCCATCGAGGACCAGCTGCAGCTGCCCTACATCATGGCCTTCGTTTACGAGGTGATGCGCTTCACCAGCTTCGTCCCCCTCACCATCCCACACTCCACCATCACGGACACCTCCATCATGGGCTACAACATACCAAAGAACACGGTCATCTTCATCAACCAGTGGTCCATCAACCACGACCCAGCCTTGTGGTCCCACCCGGAGACCTTCAACCCCCAGCGCTTCCTGGACCAGAATGGTGCTCTGAACAAGGACCTGACCAGCAGCGTGCTCATCTTCTCGCTGGGCAAGCGGCGCTGCATCGGCGAGGAGCTGTCCAAGCTGCAGCTGTTCCTTTTCACCGCCCTCATCGCCCACCAGTGCCACATCACCGCGGACCCGGCCAGGCCGCTCAAACTAGACTACAACTATGGTCTGACTCTGAAACCTCACGCCTTCTCCATAGCAGTATCTCTGCGTGGAGATATGTCGCTGTTAGACGAGGCTACGGGGAACGTAAGTGCTGAGGAGGTCAAAGGCGAGCCCTCATCAgactcacaaaacaaaaactga